In one Lolium rigidum isolate FL_2022 chromosome 3, APGP_CSIRO_Lrig_0.1, whole genome shotgun sequence genomic region, the following are encoded:
- the LOC124701698 gene encoding calcium-transporting ATPase 2, plasma membrane-type-like, with protein MENYLNENFGGVKPKHSSDEALGRWRKVVGVVKNPKRRFRFTANLGKRSEAAAMKRTNQEKLRVAVLVSKAALQFIHGLAPQTEYTVPADVKAAGYGICAEELSSVVESHDLKKLKAHGGTEGLLSKVSTSESDGVSTSSKRKLASRQEIFGINKFAETESRSFWVFVWEALQDMTLMILAACAFFSLLVGIATEGWPKGAHDGLGIVSSILLVVFVTATSDYRQSLQFKDLDKEKKKITVQVTRSGYRQKLSIYDLLVGDIVHLSIGDQVPADGLFVSGFSLLINESSLTGESEPVAVNAENPFLLSGTKVQDGSCKMLVTTVGMRTQWGKLMATLTEGGDDETPLQVKLNGVATIIGKIGLVFAVVTFAVLTESLFRRKIMDGSYLSWTGDDALELLEFFAIAVTIVVVAVPEGLPLAVTLSLAFAMKKMMNDKALVRHLAACETMGSATSICSDKTGTLTTNHMTVVKACICGKVKEVDNSSETKSLFSELPDSVMTMLSQAIFNNTGGDVVVNKDGKREILGTPTETAILELGLSLDGDFQAVRKATTLVKVEPFNSAKKRMGVVIQLPGGAFRAHCKGASEIILASCSKYLNDQGVVVPLDSATVAHLNATIDSFANEALRTLCLAYIEVGDGFSANDPIPEDGYTCIGIVGIKDPVRPGVKESVAICRSAGITVRMVTGDNINTAKAIARECGILTEGGLAIEGPDFRTRSAEELNELIPKIQVMARSSPLDKHTLVKQLRTTFDEVVAVTGDGTNDAPALHEADIGLAMGIAGTEVAKESADVIILDDNFSTIVTVAKWGRSVYINIQKFVQFQLTVNVVALVVNFSSACLTGSAPLTAVQLLWVNMIMDTLGALALATEPPNDELMKRTPVGRKGNFISNIMWRNIMGQAIYQFIVIWYLQTEGKSLFGLKGDNSDLVLNTLIFNCFVFCQVFNEVSSREMERINVFKGILDNNVFVAVLGSTVIFQIIIVQFLGDFANTTPLSFKQWFSCIVIGFIGMPIAAIVKLIPVGSN; from the exons ATGGAGAACTACCTCAACGAGAACTTCGGGGGCGTCAAGCCCAAGCACTCCTCCGACGAGGCGCTCGGCCGATGGCGCAAGGTCGTCGGCGTCGTCAAGAACCCCAAGCGCCGCTTCCGCTTCACCGCTAACCTCGGCAAGCGATCCGAGGCTGCCGCCATGAAGCGGACCAACCAG GAGAAGCTGCGTGTTGCTGTGCTTGTTTCAAAGGCTGCACTTCAGTTCATCCACG GTCTTGCCCCCCAGACTGAGTACACAGTCCCTGCGGATGTCAAGGCAGCAGGCTATGGCATCTGCGCCGAGGAACTGAGCTCGGTTGTCGAGAGCCACGACCTCAAGAAGCTTAAAGCACATGGTGGCACCGAGGGCCTCTTATCGAAGGTGTCTACCTCAGAGTCTGATGGCGTCAGCACGTCATCCAAGCGCAAGCTTGCGTCCCGGCAGGAGATCTTCGGCATCAACAAGTTTGCTGAGACGGAGTCCCGCAGCTTCTGGGTCTTCGTCTGGGAGGCTCTCCAGGATATGACGCTTATGATCCTTGCTGCATGCGCgttcttctcgctcctcgttggcatTGCCACTGAGGGGTGGCCCAAGGGCGCACATGATGGCCTTGGCATTGTGTCCAGTATTCTTCTGGTTGTGTTTGTCACTGCGACAAGCGACTACCGGCAGTCCCTGCAGTTCAAGGAccttgacaaggagaagaagaagatcactGTCCAGGTCACCCGGAGTGGGTACCGGCAGAAGCTCTCGATATACGATCTTCTCGTCGGTGACATTGTGCACCTTTCCATTGGTGATCAAGTACCAGCTGACGGTTTGTTTGTATCTGGCTTCTCATTGCTGATTAATGAATCTAGCCTTACTGGGGAGAGTGAGCCAGTTGCTGTCAATGCCGAGAACCCGTTCCTTCTGTCAGGCACTAAAGTGCAAGACGGTTCTTGTAAGATGCTTGTCACCACAGTCGGCATGAGGACCCAATGGGGTAAACTCATGGCCACCCTAACTGAAGGTGGGGATGATGAGACGCCATTGCAGGTCAAGCTGAACGGAGTTGCCACCATCATTGGCAAAATAGGCCTCGTCTTTGCAGTCGTCACATTTGCAGTGCTCACTGAAAGCCTGTTCCGGCGGAAGATCATGGATGGATCGTACTTGAGTTGGACTGGTGATGATGCACTGGAGCTGCTTGAGTTCTTTGCTATTGCTGTTACTATTGTCGTTGTCGCAGTTCCTGAAGGCTTACCGCTCGCTGTTACCTTGAGCCTTGCATTTGccatgaagaagatgatgaatgACAAGGCACTTGTCAGACACCTTGCAGCTTGTGAGACCATGGGCTCAGCAACCTCCATTTGCAGCGACAAGACTGGCACACTCACAACGAACCACATGACTGTTGTCAAGGCTTGCATCTGTGGCAAAGTTAAAGAAGTGGATAATTCTTCAGAGACCAAGAGCCTATTCTCCGAGTTACCAGATTCTGTCATGACAATGCTCTCGCAGGCCATATTTAACAACACTGGTGGTGATGTTGTCGTCAACAAGGATGGCAAACGCGAAATACTGGGCACACCAACTGAGACAGCAATTCTAGAGCTTGGCCTGTCACTCGATGGAGATTTCCAGGCGGTGCGAAAAGCAACCACCCTTGTCAAAGTTGAGCCGTTTAACTCGGCAAAGAAGAGAATGGGAGTGGTCATCCAGCTGCCTGGGGGTGCATTCCGTGCCCACTGCAAAGGCGCATCAGAGATCATATTGGCATCTTGCAGCAAGTACCTGAACGATCAAGGAGTTGTTGTCCCCCTTGATAGTGCAACTGTTGCTCACTTGAATGCTACCATTGATAGCTTTGCAAATGAGGCACTTCGTACTCTGTGCCTTGCCTACATAGAAGTCGGTGATGGGTTCTCAGCTAATGATCCGATTCCCGAGGATGGGTACACCTGCATTGGCATTGTGGGGATTAAAGACCCAGTGCGTCCGGGTGTGAAGGAATCCGTCGCAATCTGCAGGTCAGCTGGTATTACTGTCAGGATGGTCACAGGTGACAACATCAACACAGCAAAGGCAATTGCCCGGGAATGCGGCATTTTGACTGAAGGCGGTCTTGCCATTGAAGGTCCAGATTTTAGAACTAGGAGTGCAGAAGAACTGAATGAATTGATACCCAAGATACAG GTAATGGCTAGATCTTCACCACTTGACAAGCACACCTTGGTGAAGCAACTTCGGACTACATTTGATGAAGTTGTTGCAGTGACGGGTGATGGAACAAACGATGCCCCTGCACTTCATGAGGCTGATATTGGACTTGCAATGGGCATTGCTGGAACTGAG GTTGCAAAAGAGAGTGCCGATGTCATTATTCTTGATGACAACTTCTCAACTATAGTCACCGTTGCTAAATGGGGTCGGTCAGTGTACATCAATATTCAGAAGTTTGTGCAGTTTCAACTGACAGTCAACGTGGTTGCTCTTGTTGTGAACTTCTCATCAGCTTGCTTGACAG GGAGTGCTCCCCTTACTGCTGTCCAGTTGCTCTGGGTCAACATGATCATGGACACACTAGGAGCATTGGCATTGGCCACAGAACCTCCAAACGATGAACTGATGAAACGGACTCCTGTTGGAAGGAAAGGAAACTTTATCAGCAACATTATGTGGAGGAACATCATGGGACAGGCAATCTACCAGTTCATTGTAATTTGGTATCTGCAGACAGAAGGAAAGTCGTTGTTTGGACTCAAGGGTGATAACTCTGATCTAGTCTTGAACACTCTCATCTTCAATTGTTTTGTGTTCTGCCAG GTGTTCAATGAGGTGAGCTCTAGGGAGATGGAGAGGATAAATGTATTCAAAGGCATTCTAGACAACAACGTCTTCGTGGCCGTGCTTGGCAGCACTGTCATATTCCAGATCATAATCGTGCAATTCCTTGGTGATTTCGCGAACACTACCCCGCTCTCATTCAAGCAGTGGTTCTCCTGCATCGTCATCGGCTTCATAGGCATGCCTATCGCTGCGATTGTCAAGCTAATCCCGGTCGGTTCAAATTAG